One segment of Candidatus Nanopelagicales bacterium DNA contains the following:
- the gltB gene encoding glutamate synthase large subunit: MFSTDLPAASGLYDPANEHDACGVAFVATLTGIPSHDIVQKALTALVNLEHRGATGAEPDSGDGAGILFRVPDEFFRAVVDFELPEAGFYAAGTAYLPQDAADVAAVKTAIAAIAETEGLKVLGWRAVPTDSSMIGSTARGVMPTFEQLFVASTNPAIGDIALDRLAFALRKRAERDNNVYFPSLSARTIVYKGMLTTGQLQPFYPDLSDERVKSPVALVHSRFSTNTFPSWPLAHPYRYISHNGEINTVQGNRNWMRAREAMLKSDLIPGDLTRLFPICTGGASDSASFDEVLELIHLGGRSLPHSILMMIPEAWENHPSMDPARRAFYAFHSTFMEPWDGPANVCFTDGSMIGAVLDRNGLRPGRYWVTEDGLVVLGSEAGVLDLDPATIVRKGRLQPGLMFLVDTDAGRIIEDDEIKAELAAAAPYQEWLDEGLVHLEELPEREHIVHTSGSVARRQQTFGYTHEELKIILDPMARQGIEAIGSMGTDTPIAVLSARPRLLFDYFHQLFAQVTNPPLDAIREEIVTSLYATIGSEGNLLDASPSHCNQVTLPFPVIDNDELAKILHINDDEDMPGFAAAKIEGLYDVAGGGEGLENRLKEIFHEVDELIREGKRFIVLSDRDSDADRAPIPTLLLTSAVHHHLVKTKARTMVTLIIEAGDVREVHHCALLVGYGAAAVNPYLALETVEDMARRGVFGDVTPEKATRNLIKALGKGILKVMSKMGVSTVASYRGAQIFEAVGLSQEIVDTYFGGTSSRLGGVGIDVIAQEVSDRHDVAYPISGISPAHRTLNVGGEYQWRREGELHLFNPETVFRLQHATRNKRYDIFKQYTNAVDEQSERLMTIRGLFNFKEGVRAPISIDEVESASEIVKRFSTGAMSYGSISAEAHETLAIAMNRMGAKSNTGEGGEDPERFVPLPNGDSKRSSIKQVASGRFGVTSEYLVNADDIQIKMAQGAKPGEGGQLPGHKVYPWVAKTRHSTPGVGLISPPPHHDIYSIEDLAQLIHDLKNANKYARVHVKLVSEVGVGTVAAGVSKAHADVVLISGFDGGTGASPLTSLKHAGTPWELGLAETQQTLLINGLRDRIVVQADGQLKTGRDVIVAALLGAEEFGFATAPLVVMGCVMMRVCHLDTCPVGVATQNPVLRERFSGEPEFVETFFEYIAEEVREHLAALGFRTLDEAIGQVEMLETERAVSHWKASGLDLSPILSLPRVALDSPRRAMIAQDHGLDAALDNELIEICQPAITKGEPVRAQIKVRNVNRTVGTMLGAEVTRKHGGDGLPQGTIELTFTGSAGQSFGAFVPKGVTLRLEGDANDYVGKGLSGGTLVVRPDRAASFVAEEQIIAGNVIGYGATSGGIFLRGRAGERFCVRNSGATAVVEGVGDHALEYMTGGRVVILGTTGRNLGAGMSGGIAYVLDLDPIKVNPEMIDLDPMTSQDAEELRAIVQQHFDETESAVAQALLADWITALGRFTKVMPKDYKRVLNVMKQATEQGLDPIAAVMGA, translated from the coding sequence ATGTTCAGCACTGATCTTCCAGCAGCATCTGGTCTCTATGACCCAGCAAATGAGCACGACGCCTGTGGCGTGGCCTTTGTTGCGACCCTGACTGGCATTCCTTCTCACGACATCGTGCAAAAGGCCCTCACTGCGCTCGTGAACCTCGAGCACCGTGGTGCAACAGGCGCTGAACCTGATAGCGGTGACGGAGCCGGCATTTTGTTCCGCGTGCCTGATGAATTCTTCCGTGCAGTTGTTGACTTCGAATTACCTGAAGCAGGGTTCTATGCCGCGGGTACTGCGTATTTGCCACAAGATGCAGCCGACGTCGCGGCAGTGAAAACTGCGATTGCAGCAATTGCCGAGACCGAGGGCTTGAAGGTTCTTGGCTGGCGCGCTGTTCCAACTGATAGTTCAATGATCGGTTCAACCGCACGTGGCGTTATGCCAACCTTTGAGCAGTTGTTTGTTGCATCAACAAACCCTGCAATCGGAGATATCGCACTTGATCGCTTGGCTTTCGCATTGCGAAAGCGCGCAGAGCGCGACAACAACGTGTACTTCCCATCGCTTTCAGCTCGCACCATTGTGTACAAGGGAATGCTCACCACAGGTCAGTTGCAGCCGTTCTACCCTGACCTCTCTGATGAGCGCGTGAAGTCACCTGTTGCTCTGGTGCACTCACGCTTCTCGACCAACACCTTCCCTTCGTGGCCGCTTGCTCACCCGTACCGCTACATCTCACACAACGGTGAAATCAACACCGTGCAAGGCAACCGCAATTGGATGCGTGCACGTGAAGCAATGTTGAAGAGTGATTTGATTCCAGGTGATCTCACGCGCTTGTTCCCAATTTGCACGGGCGGGGCTTCGGATTCAGCGTCATTCGATGAGGTCCTTGAACTCATCCACCTTGGTGGACGCTCACTTCCACACTCAATCTTGATGATGATTCCTGAAGCCTGGGAAAACCATCCATCAATGGATCCAGCGCGTCGTGCGTTCTACGCCTTCCACTCCACTTTCATGGAGCCATGGGATGGCCCAGCAAACGTCTGCTTCACCGACGGCAGCATGATCGGCGCAGTGCTTGACCGCAATGGTTTGCGCCCCGGCCGCTACTGGGTAACAGAAGATGGCCTCGTCGTACTCGGTTCAGAGGCTGGCGTACTTGATCTTGATCCAGCAACCATCGTTCGTAAGGGCCGCTTGCAGCCAGGTTTGATGTTCTTGGTCGACACTGATGCTGGCCGCATCATTGAAGACGATGAAATCAAGGCAGAGCTTGCAGCAGCTGCTCCTTACCAAGAATGGCTTGATGAAGGCCTAGTGCACCTTGAAGAACTTCCAGAGCGTGAGCACATCGTGCACACCTCAGGCTCAGTAGCGCGTCGCCAGCAAACCTTTGGCTACACCCATGAAGAGTTGAAGATCATTCTTGATCCGATGGCTCGCCAAGGTATAGAAGCTATTGGCTCAATGGGCACCGACACTCCTATTGCTGTGTTGTCAGCTCGGCCTCGTTTGTTGTTCGATTACTTCCACCAGTTGTTCGCTCAGGTGACCAACCCACCGTTGGATGCAATCCGCGAAGAGATCGTGACCTCGCTTTATGCAACCATTGGTTCTGAAGGCAATCTGCTCGACGCCAGCCCATCACATTGCAATCAAGTCACGCTGCCGTTCCCTGTGATCGACAACGATGAACTCGCAAAGATCCTTCACATCAATGATGACGAAGACATGCCGGGCTTTGCTGCCGCAAAAATTGAAGGTCTGTACGACGTTGCAGGTGGGGGAGAAGGGCTCGAAAATCGCTTAAAGGAAATCTTCCACGAGGTTGATGAACTTATCCGCGAAGGCAAACGCTTCATTGTGTTGTCCGACCGCGATAGCGATGCTGACCGGGCACCGATTCCGACCTTGTTGCTGACCTCAGCTGTTCACCATCACTTGGTGAAGACCAAGGCACGCACGATGGTTACCTTGATCATTGAAGCCGGCGATGTTCGCGAAGTGCATCACTGCGCACTGCTTGTGGGTTACGGCGCTGCAGCGGTTAATCCATATCTGGCTCTGGAAACAGTGGAAGACATGGCCCGTCGCGGTGTCTTTGGAGACGTCACTCCTGAAAAGGCAACACGCAACCTCATTAAGGCTCTTGGTAAGGGCATCTTGAAGGTCATGTCGAAGATGGGTGTTTCAACCGTGGCGTCATACCGCGGTGCGCAGATCTTCGAAGCTGTTGGTTTGAGTCAGGAAATTGTTGACACTTACTTTGGTGGCACCAGTTCACGGCTTGGTGGAGTCGGCATTGATGTGATCGCGCAGGAAGTTTCTGATCGTCACGATGTTGCGTACCCAATCTCAGGTATTTCGCCTGCACACCGCACGCTCAATGTCGGCGGCGAGTACCAGTGGCGTCGCGAGGGTGAACTTCACCTGTTCAACCCCGAAACTGTGTTCCGTTTGCAGCATGCAACGCGTAACAAGCGTTACGACATCTTTAAGCAGTACACCAATGCTGTTGATGAGCAGTCAGAGCGTTTGATGACCATTCGTGGTCTGTTTAACTTCAAGGAAGGCGTACGTGCGCCCATTTCCATTGATGAAGTTGAGTCGGCATCAGAGATAGTCAAGCGATTCTCAACCGGTGCAATGTCATACGGTTCGATCTCTGCTGAAGCTCACGAAACTTTGGCAATCGCGATGAACCGTATGGGCGCCAAGTCCAACACCGGTGAAGGCGGCGAAGATCCAGAGCGTTTCGTGCCGCTTCCTAACGGTGATTCAAAGCGTTCATCAATCAAGCAGGTTGCTTCTGGTCGCTTTGGTGTGACCAGCGAGTACCTCGTGAACGCCGACGATATTCAGATCAAGATGGCTCAGGGTGCAAAGCCTGGTGAAGGTGGCCAGTTGCCAGGTCACAAGGTGTACCCATGGGTAGCCAAGACCCGTCACTCAACTCCTGGTGTGGGCTTGATTTCACCACCACCTCACCACGACATTTATTCAATTGAGGATCTTGCTCAACTGATCCACGATTTGAAGAATGCCAATAAGTACGCACGCGTACATGTGAAGTTGGTTTCGGAAGTTGGCGTTGGCACAGTTGCTGCAGGTGTGTCGAAGGCACATGCTGATGTTGTGCTCATCTCCGGTTTCGATGGTGGCACTGGTGCTTCGCCACTGACCAGCCTCAAGCACGCAGGTACTCCGTGGGAGCTTGGTCTTGCTGAAACTCAGCAGACCTTGCTTATCAACGGACTTCGCGATCGCATTGTCGTGCAAGCAGATGGTCAGTTGAAGACCGGCCGCGATGTGATTGTTGCTGCACTCCTTGGTGCTGAAGAATTCGGTTTCGCTACCGCACCACTCGTGGTGATGGGCTGCGTCATGATGCGTGTGTGTCATCTCGACACCTGCCCAGTTGGTGTCGCAACACAGAACCCAGTGCTTCGTGAGCGTTTCAGTGGAGAGCCTGAGTTTGTCGAGACCTTCTTTGAATACATCGCAGAAGAAGTTCGCGAACATCTCGCAGCACTTGGCTTCCGCACTCTTGATGAAGCCATTGGCCAAGTTGAGATGTTGGAAACAGAGCGCGCAGTGTCACATTGGAAGGCTTCAGGTCTTGACCTTTCGCCAATCCTTTCGTTGCCACGCGTTGCATTGGATTCACCACGTCGCGCGATGATCGCTCAGGATCATGGCCTTGATGCAGCGCTCGATAACGAACTCATTGAGATTTGTCAGCCAGCAATCACCAAGGGCGAACCGGTTCGTGCACAAATCAAGGTGCGAAACGTCAACCGAACAGTTGGCACGATGCTTGGCGCTGAAGTCACTCGCAAGCATGGTGGAGATGGATTGCCACAAGGCACGATTGAACTCACGTTCACGGGTTCTGCTGGGCAGTCCTTTGGTGCGTTTGTGCCAAAGGGTGTCACCTTGCGCCTTGAAGGCGATGCCAACGACTACGTCGGCAAGGGGCTTTCGGGTGGCACACTGGTTGTGCGCCCGGATCGAGCAGCGAGTTTTGTTGCTGAAGAACAGATCATCGCGGGCAACGTCATTGGTTACGGCGCAACAAGTGGTGGCATTTTCTTGCGCGGTCGCGCAGGTGAACGTTTCTGTGTGCGTAACTCCGGTGCCACAGCAGTAGTCGAAGGTGTGGGCGACCACGCACTTGAGTACATGACCGGTGGGCGAGTGGTGATTCTTGGAACCACTGGTCGCAACTTGGGTGCAGGCATGTCAGGCGGTATCGCTTACGTGCTTGATCTGGATCCAATCAAGGTCAACCCAGAAATGATTGATCTTGATCCGATGACTTCACAGGATGCAGAAGAGCTGCGCGCAATCGTGCAACAGCATTTCGATGAAACAGAGTCTGCAGTTGCGCAAGCACTGCTTGCAGACTGGATCACGGCACTTGGTCGATTCACCAAGGTGATGCCAAAGGATTACAAGCGCGTGCTGAATGTCATGAAGCAGGCAACTGAGCAAGGACTTGACCCAATCGCAGCGGTAATGGGAGCTTGA
- the lgt gene encoding prolipoprotein diacylglyceryl transferase — translation MIPSPTQGVWNIGPFPIRAYALFIIIGIVVAVWWGNRRYEARGGTPGTVTDLAVWAVPFGILGGRLYHVISDNQLYFGEGGSGLAGAIRIWDGGLGIWGAVAMGTLGAWIGARRKGIALLPVADAVAPGVALAQAIGRLGNYFNQELFGAPTNLPWGLEIDIAHRPAGYLQFETFHPTFLYESLWMVGVALVLVWADKRFTLGHGRVFALYIVLYCAGRIWIEALRIDSANHIFGLRLNVWTALIVGVGGLIWLVVSARRQPGREALSKTG, via the coding sequence ATGATTCCTAGTCCCACTCAAGGGGTCTGGAACATTGGTCCATTTCCAATACGTGCCTATGCGTTATTCATCATCATCGGCATCGTCGTTGCCGTGTGGTGGGGCAATCGCCGCTATGAAGCGCGGGGTGGAACACCCGGAACTGTCACCGATCTGGCTGTATGGGCGGTGCCGTTTGGCATCTTGGGTGGCCGTCTGTACCACGTGATTTCCGATAATCAGTTGTACTTCGGTGAAGGTGGCTCGGGGCTTGCAGGCGCTATCCGTATTTGGGATGGAGGCTTAGGGATTTGGGGAGCCGTGGCCATGGGCACCTTGGGTGCCTGGATTGGTGCGCGGCGTAAAGGGATCGCACTGCTGCCGGTTGCTGATGCTGTAGCCCCAGGAGTTGCCCTTGCTCAGGCAATTGGTCGACTCGGCAATTACTTCAATCAGGAACTCTTCGGTGCACCGACGAATCTGCCATGGGGCCTAGAGATAGACATAGCCCACAGGCCAGCTGGCTATCTTCAATTTGAGACCTTTCACCCGACCTTTCTCTATGAATCACTGTGGATGGTGGGCGTTGCCCTCGTGTTGGTTTGGGCGGATAAGCGCTTCACTCTTGGACATGGACGCGTTTTTGCCCTGTACATCGTGCTGTATTGCGCAGGTCGAATCTGGATCGAGGCCCTGCGCATTGATTCGGCCAATCACATCTTCGGGCTCCGTCTCAATGTGTGGACGGCGCTGATCGTAGGAGTAGGTGGCCTGATCTGGCTCGTGGTATCTGCCCGGCGCCAGCCAGGGCGTGAAGCACTGTCCAAGACCGGGTAA
- a CDS encoding thioredoxin domain-containing protein, with amino-acid sequence MSNASNDRRASAAAARAAAVGGDKKRERIMRIVGAAVVLVVVVAIIVVAVVAKNSSKVPVVTPTSDPNAAIPTSVFAGDSKYAYGVPSGTGTAAVPVLEIWEDFQCPSCKAVEDANGAGIHELATSGKVQLILRPTTFLDKNLGNDSSARATAAWGCAIDQGKTDEYHAAIFANQPLSEGVGYTNDQLVSFAGDAGIEGKAMDEFKTCMDSLKYLSWSANSTDAFYKSGAQGTPYGVLNGQPLDNATLADKAKLDAAVAAATKG; translated from the coding sequence ATGAGTAATGCCAGCAATGATCGCCGTGCAAGTGCCGCAGCTGCTCGAGCAGCTGCTGTAGGTGGCGACAAGAAGCGCGAACGCATCATGCGTATCGTCGGTGCAGCCGTTGTTCTCGTGGTCGTAGTAGCGATCATTGTGGTTGCTGTCGTGGCGAAGAACTCTTCAAAGGTTCCGGTGGTTACGCCAACCTCTGATCCAAATGCAGCGATTCCAACCTCAGTGTTTGCCGGAGATTCCAAGTACGCATATGGCGTTCCATCAGGAACAGGCACTGCAGCCGTTCCTGTGTTGGAAATCTGGGAAGACTTCCAATGCCCGTCGTGTAAAGCTGTTGAAGATGCTAATGGCGCTGGAATTCATGAGCTTGCAACCTCGGGCAAGGTGCAATTGATCTTGCGCCCCACCACATTCTTGGACAAAAACCTGGGCAATGATTCATCTGCCCGCGCAACTGCCGCATGGGGTTGTGCCATTGATCAAGGTAAAACTGATGAGTACCACGCGGCAATCTTCGCGAATCAACCTTTGAGTGAAGGTGTGGGTTACACCAATGACCAGTTGGTCAGTTTCGCTGGTGATGCAGGTATTGAAGGTAAAGCCATGGATGAATTCAAGACCTGCATGGATTCGTTGAAGTACTTGTCATGGTCAGCCAATAGCACTGACGCGTTCTACAAGTCAGGTGCGCAGGGCACTCCTTATGGCGTGCTCAATGGCCAGCCACTTGATAACGCAACTTTGGCTGACAAGGCCAAGCTTGATGCAGCAGTTGCTGCCGCAACCAAGGGCTAA
- the trpA gene encoding tryptophan synthase subunit alpha has protein sequence MTRHVSEAFATAKAENRAALIGYLPAGFPNPVQSVKLINAMVASGVDIIEVGLPYSDPLMDGPVIQQAVDQALEAGTTTDVVLNIVKQVVDAGAIAVVMSYWNPIERYGIEKFATGLEAAGGSGVIAPDLTPEEAGDWSVASDAHAIDRILMVAPSSTDARIASIVGVTSGFVYAASTMGVTGARTTVSSGAHELVARTRAATSLPIAVGLGVSTGDQAAEIAAYADGVIVGSAFVRRVLDAPSDEAAIEAVSDLAKELAAGVRR, from the coding sequence ATGACTCGACACGTGTCAGAGGCCTTCGCAACTGCGAAAGCCGAAAACCGCGCAGCCCTGATTGGTTACCTGCCAGCAGGTTTTCCAAATCCTGTGCAGTCAGTGAAACTCATCAATGCGATGGTGGCTTCCGGTGTGGACATTATCGAAGTGGGCTTGCCGTACTCAGATCCATTGATGGACGGTCCAGTCATTCAACAAGCGGTTGACCAAGCGCTCGAAGCTGGTACCACGACTGATGTGGTGTTGAACATCGTGAAGCAGGTCGTTGATGCGGGTGCGATCGCCGTTGTGATGAGTTATTGGAATCCGATTGAACGCTATGGCATTGAAAAGTTTGCTACAGGCCTTGAAGCTGCAGGTGGCAGCGGAGTGATTGCACCTGACCTAACCCCAGAAGAAGCAGGGGACTGGTCTGTTGCCTCCGATGCGCACGCAATCGATCGAATCTTGATGGTTGCTCCATCTTCAACGGATGCGCGTATCGCGTCCATCGTTGGTGTGACCTCAGGTTTTGTCTATGCCGCGTCAACAATGGGTGTCACGGGTGCTCGCACGACGGTGAGTTCAGGCGCCCACGAGCTCGTTGCCCGCACCCGGGCTGCCACGAGCCTGCCGATCGCTGTGGGTCTGGGCGTCTCAACTGGTGATCAGGCCGCAGAAATCGCCGCCTACGCCGATGGCGTCATAGTCGGGTCAGCTTTCGTGCGCCGAGTGCTGGACGCTCCCAGCGATGAGGCCGCGATTGAAGCGGTGTCCGATCTGGCCAAGGAATTGGCCGCCGGGGTGCGTCGCTAA
- the trpB gene encoding tryptophan synthase subunit beta, translating to MTNGHYGHYGHYGPYGGRFVPEALTAALDELDAAFRAAKQDPAFINELRALERDYTGRPNPLTYAKRFSQYCGGARVYLKREDLNHTGSHKINNVLGQALLTQRMGKKRMIAETGAGQHGVATATAAALFGLECTVYMGLEDTRRQALNVARMKLLGAEVIPVTAGSQTLKDAINEAMRDWVASVDETHYVLGTVTGPAPFPEMVRYFHSVIGIEAREQILAVEGRLPDAVVACVGGGSNAMGLFSGFMEDTQVILRGYEAGGDGIETGRHSARFSGGSPGVLHGARTYVMQDQWGQTAPSHSISAGMDYPGVGPEHAWLHDTGRASYEPVTDAEAMEAFAILSKTEGIIPAIESAHGLAGAMRIGQELGPDAVIIVNLSGRGDKDVATAARWFGIDLGTTVTNELSPEMREGR from the coding sequence ATGACCAACGGTCACTACGGTCACTACGGTCACTACGGTCCTTACGGTGGCCGGTTTGTTCCAGAAGCGCTCACTGCTGCGCTTGATGAACTTGATGCAGCGTTCCGTGCTGCCAAGCAAGATCCTGCGTTCATTAATGAACTGAGGGCGCTTGAGCGCGACTACACAGGGCGCCCAAACCCATTGACGTATGCCAAGCGTTTTAGTCAGTACTGTGGTGGAGCTCGCGTGTATTTGAAGCGTGAAGACCTCAACCACACTGGCTCACACAAAATTAACAACGTTCTGGGTCAAGCGTTGTTAACGCAACGCATGGGCAAGAAACGCATGATCGCTGAAACGGGTGCGGGCCAGCATGGTGTTGCTACAGCAACTGCTGCTGCGCTTTTTGGTCTTGAATGCACGGTCTACATGGGTCTTGAAGACACACGTCGCCAAGCGCTTAACGTCGCGCGCATGAAATTGCTCGGTGCTGAAGTCATTCCGGTAACTGCAGGTAGTCAAACACTCAAAGATGCGATTAACGAAGCAATGCGCGATTGGGTGGCATCTGTAGACGAAACCCATTACGTGCTTGGCACGGTAACTGGCCCTGCACCGTTTCCGGAAATGGTCCGCTACTTCCATTCGGTCATTGGTATTGAAGCCCGCGAACAAATTCTTGCTGTGGAAGGTCGCCTCCCTGACGCAGTTGTTGCGTGTGTTGGTGGTGGCTCCAATGCGATGGGCTTGTTCAGCGGATTCATGGAAGACACCCAAGTAATTTTGCGCGGCTATGAAGCAGGTGGTGACGGAATTGAGACTGGACGTCACTCTGCGCGCTTCTCCGGTGGATCACCAGGTGTGTTGCACGGTGCACGCACGTACGTCATGCAAGACCAATGGGGTCAAACAGCTCCGTCACATTCCATTAGTGCTGGCATGGATTACCCAGGTGTTGGCCCTGAGCATGCATGGTTGCATGACACGGGTCGGGCAAGTTACGAGCCCGTGACAGATGCAGAAGCTATGGAAGCATTCGCCATTCTTTCAAAGACAGAAGGCATCATTCCTGCGATTGAGTCGGCGCATGGTTTGGCAGGTGCAATGCGTATTGGTCAAGAACTTGGGCCTGATGCAGTCATCATCGTGAACCTTTCAGGACGTGGCGATAAAGACGTAGCAACAGCAGCACGTTGGTTTGGCATTGATTTGGGCACCACGGTCACTAATGAACTGTCACCAGAAATGCGAGAAGGTCGATGA
- the trpC gene encoding indole-3-glycerol phosphate synthase TrpC — protein MSVLDDIIVGVREDTAFRKQSVSLADLKAQVSGVAPALPVVPSLKRGGVQLIAEVKRSSPSKGALADIADPAALASAYEDGGASAISVLTEQRRFGGSLADLDAVRAAVRIPILRKDFMVEEYQFWEARAHGADIILLIVAGLEQTQLVEFMGLTSELGMTALVETHDEAEIARALDAGAQVVGVNARNLKTLEVDRDVFARVAHLIPETCVRIAESGVRSPEDVLAYGVQGADVVLVGEALVTGSDPQAAARAMIEAGATIGKAS, from the coding sequence ATGAGCGTGCTGGACGACATCATTGTTGGAGTGCGCGAAGACACGGCATTTCGCAAGCAGAGCGTCTCATTGGCTGACCTCAAAGCGCAGGTTTCTGGAGTTGCACCAGCGTTGCCTGTGGTGCCTTCGCTTAAGCGCGGTGGCGTGCAACTCATTGCTGAAGTGAAACGATCAAGCCCAAGCAAAGGTGCGCTTGCTGATATTGCTGATCCTGCCGCGCTCGCTAGCGCTTACGAGGATGGCGGTGCGTCAGCAATTTCCGTGTTGACCGAGCAACGTCGTTTCGGTGGAAGCTTGGCTGATCTTGATGCCGTGCGTGCTGCCGTACGCATACCAATCTTGCGCAAAGACTTCATGGTTGAGGAATATCAATTCTGGGAAGCACGTGCGCATGGAGCAGACATCATCTTGCTGATCGTTGCAGGGCTTGAGCAGACACAACTCGTGGAGTTCATGGGTCTGACCAGTGAACTCGGCATGACCGCACTCGTGGAAACACACGATGAAGCGGAGATCGCACGCGCACTTGATGCCGGGGCGCAGGTCGTCGGCGTGAACGCTCGCAATCTCAAAACCCTTGAAGTCGATCGCGACGTGTTTGCGCGCGTTGCTCATCTAATACCCGAAACTTGCGTGCGAATCGCTGAATCCGGTGTCCGCTCACCCGAAGATGTCCTTGCCTACGGAGTGCAAGGCGCGGATGTCGTGTTAGTTGGGGAAGCTCTTGTGACGGGCAGCGATCCTCAAGCAGCAGCTCGCGCAATGATTGAGGCTGGCGCAACGATTGGAAAGGCATCATGA
- a CDS encoding DUF2752 domain-containing protein gives MTPDHLVVPQRIDQRPLMRRLAGPLGTAVLAVGVCSYLAIVNPNEPGHYPVCPSRAFLGVDCPGCGGMRGMYCLMQGDVAGALNQNLLLLAIVPIALVMWTLWLVRSIRGVYPPVTHGQYRFRNRLLIGGLVVMLAFGVIRNFVPYLASGV, from the coding sequence ATGACGCCCGATCACCTCGTTGTGCCACAACGCATTGATCAGCGCCCGTTGATGCGCCGACTGGCAGGTCCTTTGGGTACCGCCGTGTTAGCGGTCGGAGTCTGCTCATATTTGGCCATCGTCAATCCAAACGAACCTGGTCACTATCCAGTTTGCCCGTCCAGAGCTTTCCTTGGTGTTGACTGCCCGGGTTGCGGAGGAATGCGGGGGATGTATTGCCTCATGCAGGGAGACGTTGCTGGTGCCCTGAATCAAAATCTCTTATTGCTTGCGATCGTGCCCATTGCTCTTGTGATGTGGACACTGTGGCTGGTTCGTTCTATTCGCGGCGTCTACCCACCTGTGACCCATGGGCAATATCGATTTCGCAATCGATTATTGATCGGTGGGCTGGTGGTGATGCTGGCGTTCGGTGTGATTCGTAATTTCGTGCCGTATCTGGCATCTGGGGTATGA
- a CDS encoding HAMP domain-containing sensor histidine kinase — translation MKPVYRGTNLVTRMVLLTSVVAAIVIVIAGLISYPLVRSSELTQSRTQLSRLVDLTAAAIDRGNGLSAESAGGRQREALLPPSLAATLRAEQVQGFLVFDASVDVPGVPPREVHELLERGTLSSEGEVNGDHLIIEGRSLASGGAVILEQPVSIAGGSAQAGLLRFFMALFIGLLVAIPIGYFAASRIVRPLRAARDAAYEMQAGSRDVRLEPEGPSEVAEIALALNSLSDALNISERRQREFLLSVSHELRTPLTAVKGYAEALADDVIEPQDVAKTGATVAAEAQRLDRLVSDLLDLARLGAVDFHVNPASVDLKDIGVEAAEVWSTRCEREDVRFEQELPADELMAVTDPMRLRQIIDNLSENALRVSPSGSVVVLAMRRVSDGVEVEVRDSGPGLTSDDMAIAFEPGALYERYRGVRPVGTGLGLALVGRLAAGLGGYARVTTAPEGGACFTVFLPTVQLAPTIDLV, via the coding sequence ATGAAACCTGTCTACCGCGGTACCAATTTGGTAACGCGGATGGTGCTGCTCACCAGTGTGGTTGCTGCCATTGTCATCGTTATAGCGGGATTGATTTCTTATCCACTTGTGCGCTCGTCGGAATTGACTCAATCGCGAACGCAATTGTCGCGTCTGGTGGATCTGACAGCGGCGGCAATTGATCGTGGAAATGGATTAAGCGCAGAGTCTGCCGGTGGTCGGCAACGTGAAGCGCTCCTACCCCCTTCGCTTGCCGCAACATTAAGAGCTGAACAAGTTCAGGGTTTCCTCGTCTTTGATGCCAGTGTCGATGTACCAGGTGTACCGCCGAGGGAAGTACATGAACTCCTAGAACGCGGAACTTTGTCATCCGAAGGTGAAGTTAATGGTGATCATCTGATCATTGAGGGTCGATCCTTGGCCAGCGGTGGAGCCGTGATTTTGGAGCAGCCGGTATCAATCGCAGGCGGCTCAGCGCAAGCAGGTTTGTTGCGGTTCTTCATGGCACTCTTCATTGGGTTGTTGGTTGCTATTCCTATTGGCTACTTCGCAGCAAGTCGAATCGTGCGGCCACTTCGTGCAGCACGCGATGCGGCTTATGAAATGCAAGCAGGGTCCCGTGATGTGCGTTTAGAGCCAGAGGGTCCAAGTGAAGTTGCAGAAATTGCTCTGGCGCTGAATTCGCTCAGCGATGCGCTCAACATTTCCGAACGTCGCCAGCGCGAGTTTCTACTCTCGGTTTCGCATGAATTACGTACGCCGCTTACCGCCGTGAAGGGCTACGCGGAAGCTCTAGCTGACGATGTCATTGAGCCGCAGGATGTTGCTAAGACAGGTGCCACCGTTGCTGCCGAAGCGCAACGCCTTGATCGACTCGTCAGTGACCTTTTGGATCTTGCTCGACTCGGCGCTGTTGATTTCCATGTGAATCCCGCAAGTGTTGACCTCAAGGACATCGGTGTTGAGGCAGCAGAAGTGTGGAGCACCCGATGCGAGCGTGAGGATGTGCGCTTTGAACAAGAATTGCCAGCGGATGAGTTGATGGCAGTCACTGATCCAATGAGACTGCGTCAAATTATTGACAACTTGTCAGAAAACGCCCTTCGCGTTTCACCGTCTGGCTCTGTCGTAGTGCTAGCGATGCGTCGGGTGTCTGACGGAGTTGAAGTCGAAGTGCGTGACTCTGGCCCGGGGCTCACTTCCGATGACATGGCCATTGCCTTTGAGCCTGGCGCGTTGTACGAGCGCTATCGAGGTGTGCGGCCAGTTGGCACTGGCTTAGGTTTGGCGCTCGTTGGCCGGCTCGCAGCGGGGCTTGGTGGATATGCGCGTGTGACGACTGCACCCGAGGGTGGGGCCTGTTTCACCGTTTTTTTGCCAACAGTTCAGCTCGCACCCACGATCGATCTAGTCTGA